In a single window of the Drosophila albomicans strain 15112-1751.03 chromosome 3, ASM965048v2, whole genome shotgun sequence genome:
- the LOC117569060 gene encoding uncharacterized protein LOC117569060 isoform X5: MTVPRTLAYKEFDTCGGDREYPLGVCRYTDDCCTIKRYVMQKKINIKDVSSCGYDSPFKGKMICCPKTDTQRTTSGPPILRFTGSHLVTMRYLTEHRDDFSYRFTGVLLSSSLVLASKQCDAEDDEGLPSKVKLGSQDAGVNDKSDIEIYVDRPTSYKNDLVLIKLRTRLNRTQLSENVTIANLCHPYDLLGHPQFFAAGYSYNTQKNEGCKKYTMELENLNLNECKNVKVTRQIEDLATDQSHFCLRPIPTFEMKNECSKCLTATSSVLHVQRRDGSQCVAGIATPTNDECIEDESPLYFTNILTKSVSDFFNGE; this comes from the exons ATGACAGTGCCAAGAACATTGGCATACAAAG AGTTTGATACTTGCGGCGGTGACAGAGAATATCCACTGGGCGTGTGTCGCTACACTGATGATTGTTGCACAATTAAAAGGTATGTCATGCAGAAAAAGATCAACATCAAGGATGTGTCATCTTGTGGCTATGACAGTCCGTTTAAGGGTAAAATGATTTGCTGCCCCAAAACTGACACACAAAGAACGACTTCAGGTCCACCAATATTACG CTTCACTGGATCTCATCTGGTTACTATGCGATACTTAACAGAACATAGGGATGATTTTTCGTACCGTTTTACGGGTGTTTTACTGTCCTCCTCGCTTGTTCTAGCGTCGAAACAATGCGATGCAGAGGACGACGAGGGATTACCCAGCAAAGTAAAGTTGGGATCCCAAGATGCAGGAGTAAACGATAAATCAGATATTGAAATCTATGTTGAC AGACCCACGAGTTACAAAAATGACTTGGTGCTCATCAAGTTGAGAACGAGACTTAACAGAACACAACTGTCGGAAAATGTCACCATAGCGAATCTCTGTCATCCATACGATCTGCTGGGGCACCCGCAATTCTTTGCTGCAGGCTACTCATACAATACGCAAAAAA ACGAAGGCTGCAAAAAATACACGATGGAATTGGAAAACCTTAATCTTAACGAATGCAAAAATGTGAAGGTGACGCGTCAAATCGAAGATTTGGCAACGGATCAGTCACATTTCTGTCTTCGCCCGATACCAACATTCGAGATGAAGAATGAGTGCTCAAAGTGCTTGACCGCGACATCCAGTGTTCTTCATGTGCAGCGTAGAGATGGGAGTCAGTGTGTGGCGGgcattgccacgcccacaaacGATGAATGTATTGAGGACGAGAGTCCTTTGTACTTCACCAATATCCTGACAAAGTCAGTTAGCGATTTCTTTAATGGCGAATAG
- the LOC117569060 gene encoding uncharacterized protein LOC117569060 isoform X4, with amino-acid sequence MIVIRLFPFIFALTLVMTVPRTLAYKELDTCGGDREYPLGVCRYTDDCCTIKRYVMQKKINIKDVPSCGYDSPFKGKMICCPKTDTQGTTSGPPILRFTGSHLVTMRYLTEHRDDFSYRFTGVLLSSSLVLASKQCDAEDDEGLPSKVKLGSQDAGVNDKSDIEIYVDRPTSYKNDLVLIKLRTRLNRTQLSENVTIANLCHPYDLLGHPQFFAAGYSYNTQKNEGCKKYTMELENLNLNECKNVKVTRQIEDLATDQSHFCLRPIPTFEMKNECSKCLTATSSVLHVQRRDGSQCVAGIATPTNDECIEDESPLYFTNILTKSVSDFFNGE; translated from the exons AGCTTGATACTTGCGGCGGTGACAGAGAATATCCACTGGGCGTGTGTCGCTACACTGATGATTGTTGCACAATTAAAAGGTATGTCATGCAGAAAAAGATCAACATCAAGGATGTGCCATCTTGTGGCTATGACAGTCCGTTTAAGGGTAAAATGATTTGCTGCCCCAAAACTGACACACAAGGAACAACTTCAGGTCCACCAATATTGCG CTTCACTGGATCTCATCTGGTTACTATGCGATACTTAACAGAACATAGGGATGATTTTTCGTACCGTTTTACGGGTGTTTTACTGTCCTCCTCGCTTGTTCTAGCGTCGAAACAATGCGATGCAGAGGACGACGAGGGATTACCCAGCAAAGTAAAGTTGGGATCCCAAGATGCAGGAGTAAACGATAAATCAGATATTGAAATCTATGTTGAC AGACCCACGAGTTACAAAAATGACTTGGTGCTCATCAAGTTGAGAACGAGACTTAACAGAACACAACTGTCGGAAAATGTCACCATAGCGAATCTCTGTCATCCATACGATCTGCTGGGGCACCCGCAATTCTTTGCTGCAGGCTACTCATACAATACGCAAAAAA ACGAAGGCTGCAAAAAATACACGATGGAATTGGAAAACCTTAATCTTAACGAATGCAAAAATGTGAAGGTGACGCGTCAAATCGAAGATTTGGCAACGGATCAGTCACATTTCTGTCTTCGCCCGATACCAACATTCGAGATGAAGAATGAGTGCTCAAAGTGCTTGACCGCGACATCCAGTGTTCTTCATGTGCAGCGTAGAGATGGGAGTCAGTGTGTGGCGGgcattgccacgcccacaaacGATGAATGTATTGAGGACGAGAGTCCTTTGTACTTCACCAATATCCTGACAAAGTCAGTTAGCGATTTCTTTAATGGCGAATAG
- the LOC117569060 gene encoding uncharacterized protein LOC117569060 isoform X1 produces MIVIRLFPFIFALTLVMTVPRTLAYKEFDTCGGDREYPLGVCRYTDDCCTIKRYVMQKKINIKDVSSCGYDSPFKGKMICCPKTDTQRTTSGPPILRFTGSHLVTMRYLTEHRDDFSYRFTGVLLSSSLVLASKQCDAEDDEGLPSKVKLGSQDAGVNDKSDIEIYVDRPTSYKNDLVLIKLRTRLNRTQLSENVTIANLCHPYDLLGHPQFFAAGYSYNTQKNEGCKKYTMELENLNLNECKNVKVTRQIEDLATDQSHFCLRPIPTFEMKNECSKCLTATSSVLHVQRRDGSQCVAGIATPTNDECIEDESPLYFTNILTKSVSDFFNGE; encoded by the exons ATGATTGTCATTCGCTTATTTCCATTTATATTCGCCCTCACGTTGGTGATGACAGTGCCAAGAACATTGGCATACAAAG AGTTTGATACTTGCGGCGGTGACAGAGAATATCCACTGGGCGTGTGTCGCTACACTGATGATTGTTGCACAATTAAAAGGTATGTCATGCAGAAAAAGATCAACATCAAGGATGTGTCATCTTGTGGCTATGACAGTCCGTTTAAGGGTAAAATGATTTGCTGCCCCAAAACTGACACACAAAGAACGACTTCAGGTCCACCAATATTACG CTTCACTGGATCTCATCTGGTTACTATGCGATACTTAACAGAACATAGGGATGATTTTTCGTACCGTTTTACGGGTGTTTTACTGTCCTCCTCGCTTGTTCTAGCGTCGAAACAATGCGATGCAGAGGACGACGAGGGATTACCCAGCAAAGTAAAGTTGGGATCCCAAGATGCAGGAGTAAACGATAAATCAGATATTGAAATCTATGTTGAC AGACCCACGAGTTACAAAAATGACTTGGTGCTCATCAAGTTGAGAACGAGACTTAACAGAACACAACTGTCGGAAAATGTCACCATAGCGAATCTCTGTCATCCATACGATCTGCTGGGGCACCCGCAATTCTTTGCTGCAGGCTACTCATACAATACGCAAAAAA ACGAAGGCTGCAAAAAATACACGATGGAATTGGAAAACCTTAATCTTAACGAATGCAAAAATGTGAAGGTGACGCGTCAAATCGAAGATTTGGCAACGGATCAGTCACATTTCTGTCTTCGCCCGATACCAACATTCGAGATGAAGAATGAGTGCTCAAAGTGCTTGACCGCGACATCCAGTGTTCTTCATGTGCAGCGTAGAGATGGGAGTCAGTGTGTGGCGGgcattgccacgcccacaaacGATGAATGTATTGAGGACGAGAGTCCTTTGTACTTCACCAATATCCTGACAAAGTCAGTTAGCGATTTCTTTAATGGCGAATAG